CCAGACGCGTGGCTGGCACCCGCCGACCTACGGCGACAGCGAGGAGAGCGCCTACTACATGAGCGTCAACCGGAACAAGCGCTCGATCACGCTCAACCTCGCCAGCGAGGACGGACGCGACCTGTTCCGCGAACTCGCCGAGAAGGCCGACGTGGTCGTCGAGAACTTCCGCGTCGGCCAGATGGAGCAGTGGGGCCTGGGCTACGAGGACCTCCGCGAGGACAACCCCGAACTGATCTACTGCTCGCTGTCGGGCTACGGCGAGTGGGGCCCGGACCGCGACCGCCCGGCCTACGACATCATCATGCAGGCCGAGGGCGGCATGATGTCGATCACCGGTGCGGAGGACGGGCCGCCCGTCAGAGTCGGGGTGGCCATCGCCGACATCGGTGCGGGGATGTACGCCGCGCAGGCGATCCTCGCCGCGCTCCTGGAGCGGGAACTCGGCGACGGACAGGGACAGAAGGTCGACGTGAGCCTGCTGGACGGCCAGGTCGCCTGGATGACCTACATGGCGTCGAACTACTTCGCGACGGGCGAGTCGCCGGGGCGGATGGGGAGCAAACACCCGACGATCTCCCCCTACCAGGCGTTCCCGACGGCCGACGGCTACGTGGTCGTGGCGGTGGCCTCGGAGAACATCTGGCCGCGCTTCTGTGAGGCGCTCGACCGTCCCGACCTCGCGGCGGACGAGCGCTTCGAGACGAACGCCGACCGCGTCGAGAACCGGGACGACCTCGACCCGATCCTCGAGGCCGAGCTCTCGGCGTACGAGACCGCAGAGATCCTGGACCGGTTCGAGGACCACGACGTGCCGGCTTCGGACGTCAAGGACATGGCGGAAGTGTTCGACAACCCGCAGGTCGATGCCAGGGAGATGCACCGGACCGTCTCGCACCCCACTGCCGGCGAGGTGGAGATGGCGGGGAGTCCGATGCACTTCTCGCGGACCCCGACGTCGATCAGGCAGTACCCGCCGGAACTGGGCGAGCAGACCGAGGCCATCCTGCGGGAACTCGGCTACTCGGCGGCGGCGATCGAACGGCTGCGTGAAGCCGACGCGCTGTAAACCTGTGACCGGTTTCGGACGGTCTACGAATGACTCGCAACCGACATAATAGCCAAGTTTATAGTTTATACCCGCGTAAAATTCGGCAATGACCCAGACCCAGTGCAAGATCGAAATCGTCGCCGAGCGGTACGGCCTCGACGCCTCAGAGGGCCGGTACGGCACGGTCGACGAGCGGCTGCTGACTCGCTGGACTGGTGCGGACGGCCGCGACCCCGACGGGTACCGCACCCTCACGGAGTGGTTCAACAAGCGGCTGCTCAAGTCCGTCTACGACGAACACGGGCGGGACACGACGGGGACGCGGGTGAGCAGCGACTACCAGGCGCTGACCGGCGACGACGACCTCCTCCGTGAGGAGGTGATGGACGACCTCCGGGCCGACGGCGTCGATCCCGAGCGGGTGCGAAGCGACATGGTGTCCTGGAGCACGATGCGCGATCACCTCAACTCCTGTCTCGACGGCGAGAAGGAGGTCGAGGACTCCGAATCTGACTGGGAGCGGCGCAGTCTCGAGGTGGCGAAGAACATCACTCGATCCAAGGTCCGGGAGGCGCTGTCCTCGCTCGACACGAAGGACGTGCTGCCCGAGGGCGACACCGCCGAGATCGAGATCCAGATCCTCCTCTCCTGCCCGGACTGCCCGATCAGGATCCCGGTCGACGACGCGGTCGAGCGCGGGTTCGTCTGCAAGGACCACTTCCCGAAAGCGCCGTCGGTGGAGGTGGAGAGCTGAGATGTCCTGGGAGCTCGAATTCCAGAACATCGCCGGCATCCGTTCGGGTCGCGCGTCGCTCGAACCCGGAATCAACGCCGTGCGCGGGACCAACTGGCAGGGGAAATCCAGCTTCGTCACCGCCGTCGAGACGGTGATGGGGACGGAGGCGGTCCTGACCGAGGGCGAGGCGTCCGGCGCGGTCGAACTGCAGGCCGACGGGGAAACCTACCGGGTCGAACTCGATCGCGACGGGGAGGCGGTCCTTCGGTCGGGTGAGCCGTACCTCGACTCGGAGAAAGAGCGGGTGACCGCGTCACTGTACGCCTTCCTCGACGACGACAACGACGTCCGCGAGGCCGTCCGGAGAGACGACAACCTCGAGTCCGTGCTCACGCGCCCGCTGGACTTCGAGAACATCGACGAGCAGATCGCCGAACTCAGCGGGGAGCGAGACCAGGTCGAGACCGAACTCGAACGGGCCGAGGAGGCGGCCGAGCAACTCCCGGACACGCAGGCGACGATCCGACGGCTGGAGGACGACCTGGAGGAGTTGAACGAACGGCGCGAGGCCATCCGGGAGGGGAGTCCGGACGAGGAGTCGGTCTCCGACCGGCGCGACGAACTGAGCGACGCGAAGGCCGAACGCGACTCGGTTCAGCAGCGCATCGAGCGGCTCGAGCAGACCGTCGAGCGGACGGCCGAGAAACTCGACGAGAAGCGCGCGGAACTCGACGGGCTAGAGATCCCGGAGGAAGACGAGGACCTGGCGAGCCGGATCGCAGAGCGCAAGGAGCGACTCACCAGAGTCGAGCAGGACGCGGAACTGCTGCAGTCGGTGTTCGCGCCGACGAAGCGACTCATCGACGAGGACCGGATGGACCTGATCACGGACGTCGACCGGGACCTCATCGAGGACACGGTCCGGTGCTGGACCTGTGGCTCGAAGACGAGCAAGGGGGACGTGGAGGACCACCTCGACGACCTCGGCGAGCGCATCTCGGATCTCCGGTCGGAGGCGAAGGAGTACCGGAACGACGTCACCGACCTGCAGGAGCGCCAGGAGGAGGTAAAGCGGGCGAAACGCCGCGAGTCCGATCTCGAAGACGAGATCGCGCGCCTCGAGTCGACGCTCGAAGAGCGCGAGACGAGCCTCGAACAGGCCCGACAGCGCGACGAGGAACTCGAGAGCCGGATCGACGAACTCTCGGCGGTCGTCGAGGCCGAGGACGCCGAACTGACC
Above is a genomic segment from Halorientalis sp. LT38 containing:
- a CDS encoding CaiB/BaiF CoA transferase family protein, with protein sequence MVGEAREAETDTGPLDGLTVLDASRVLVGPFCTMQLGDLGADVVKVERPDGGDQTRGWHPPTYGDSEESAYYMSVNRNKRSITLNLASEDGRDLFRELAEKADVVVENFRVGQMEQWGLGYEDLREDNPELIYCSLSGYGEWGPDRDRPAYDIIMQAEGGMMSITGAEDGPPVRVGVAIADIGAGMYAAQAILAALLERELGDGQGQKVDVSLLDGQVAWMTYMASNYFATGESPGRMGSKHPTISPYQAFPTADGYVVVAVASENIWPRFCEALDRPDLAADERFETNADRVENRDDLDPILEAELSAYETAEILDRFEDHDVPASDVKDMAEVFDNPQVDAREMHRTVSHPTAGEVEMAGSPMHFSRTPTSIRQYPPELGEQTEAILRELGYSAAAIERLREADAL
- the rdfA gene encoding rod-determining factor RdfA: MTQTQCKIEIVAERYGLDASEGRYGTVDERLLTRWTGADGRDPDGYRTLTEWFNKRLLKSVYDEHGRDTTGTRVSSDYQALTGDDDLLREEVMDDLRADGVDPERVRSDMVSWSTMRDHLNSCLDGEKEVEDSESDWERRSLEVAKNITRSKVREALSSLDTKDVLPEGDTAEIEIQILLSCPDCPIRIPVDDAVERGFVCKDHFPKAPSVEVES
- a CDS encoding archaea-specific SMC-related protein, coding for MSWELEFQNIAGIRSGRASLEPGINAVRGTNWQGKSSFVTAVETVMGTEAVLTEGEASGAVELQADGETYRVELDRDGEAVLRSGEPYLDSEKERVTASLYAFLDDDNDVREAVRRDDNLESVLTRPLDFENIDEQIAELSGERDQVETELERAEEAAEQLPDTQATIRRLEDDLEELNERREAIREGSPDEESVSDRRDELSDAKAERDSVQQRIERLEQTVERTAEKLDEKRAELDGLEIPEEDEDLASRIAERKERLTRVEQDAELLQSVFAPTKRLIDEDRMDLITDVDRDLIEDTVRCWTCGSKTSKGDVEDHLDDLGERISDLRSEAKEYRNDVTDLQERQEEVKRAKRRESDLEDEIARLESTLEERETSLEQARQRDEELESRIDELSAVVEAEDAELTDVESEIKYTETRLEEAREELETLESRADQRDTLEAERDELTDEIHRLRDRKAAIKRRTREAFDDAIQDILAKFDVGFEMVRLTSEFELVVARDGREASLDALSEGELELLGIVAALAGYEAFEVTEDVPAMLLDGLGGLADQNLQTLIQYLEDRVEFLVFTTYPETTSFEANTIDPREWSVVSPTTPT